Within the Fibrobacter sp. genome, the region CCCATGAGCAGGAGCTCATACCTTTATCTGTCATTGCCAGGTTTCTAAAAATGACTATTCCTCCAATTGCTGTTCTTGTGAAGCAAGGTGCTTCTGAGGTGGAGGAATACTGCTCAGCATAGGATCAGATTAAATTACACTTCTCAAAACACTGCTTGAAGAGCCTGCCTAGTACAGGAATTGAATGGTTCTTTTATACACTTGTCTGAAGTGCATAACCTGCTGTAATATCAATTCCCAAATCAGATATGTTCCAGAGTAAGAGGGCCATTTATTCTGGATGTTTATGTGACACTTACACATAACTATTATAATTAGTCCATCCCTGAAAATGTAACACTCAATCATTATAAAATCAGTCCGTCCCCAATTCCCGGAACACCTCTTGCTCCTCCTCTCTCCCTGTATGATCAACATCTACCTTGAACTCATCATCATCTCCTCACTCATCCTCCTCAACGGCTTCTTCGCTATGTCTGAAATCGCCATAATCTCCGCACGTAAACCCAGATTACAAGAAAAAGCAAAAAAAGGGAACCCTGGTGCCAAAATCGCCCTGGAACTGGCTAACTCCCCGACTAAATTCCTCTCCTCCATCCAGGTCGGAATCACCACCATCGGTGTGCTCAATGGAGCCTTCGGAGGCGCTACTATTACCAGGCACCTCCAAGCTCTCCTCCTTAATTTCAAACCTCTTGCCCCCTACTCAGAAACCATCTCCCTTGCCCTGGTCGTGATTTTTATAAGCTACTTCACCCTGATCTTTGGAGAACTGGTCCCAAAACGGCTGGCTTTAAGAGAACCCGAGGAAATCTCTTCCATTATCTCCCGTCCTATGAGCCTTATCTCATCCATCACTACCCCCTTTATCAAACTCCTGAGCTTCTCCACCGACACCACACTTCGATTTCTGAAAGCCCGTACCTCAACCACTCCCCTTATTACTCAGGAGGAAATCACCAATGCCATCGATATGGGAAGGAAGGCCGGGCTGGTTGAGCCTGATGAACAGCGGATGATTACAAGGGTATTTGAATTCGGCGATCGTCAGGCGTACTCAATTATGACACCCCGCACAGACACAGTCTGGCTGGATTTGGAAGATCCTCTTGAGGAAAATCTTAAAACCATAAGAGAGACCCCGCATTCCCGCTTTCCAGTTGTCCGCGAGGATCCGGATATAATTGTAGGAATCGTAAACGCACACGACCTGCTGAAATCTACTGCCAACCTCAACCAGGTCAAACTCGAAAAATACCTGCACACTCCCCTCTTTATACCCGAACACATGCCCCTGTTGAAAGTCCTCGAACTCTTCCGGCATCACCAGCTGCACTTTGCAGTAGTTATTGATGAATATGGAGGGTTCTCAGGGATAATCACCCCCATTGACATCCTTCAGGCCATAGTTGGAGAACTCCCTGCAGATGAACCTCAAATGCCTACAATACGCAAGGAGAATGATAAATTCTGGATAATCGATGGCTCTTTACCTATACAGGAATTCAAAGTTTACTTCAATGTGGGAGAGATGCCTGAAGAACAGCGTTACAGTACTCTTTCCGGTTTCGCTATGATGATTTTAGGGCATGTACCCAAAACCGGAGACCGCTTCTCATGGAACGGATACCATTTCCAGATTACCGAGATGTCAAATCAAAAGGTAAAAAAACTCAGGATGCATATCAATATTCAGAAATCCTGACAGAGTTATTAATTTTCACTGCCATTTTCCCTCTCATTCCCGATTCCAAGATCCTTTAACTTACGGGAAAGATTCGACTGCGCCATCCCTATAGCCCGTGCTGTAGCAGTGATGTTTCCACCATTGACCTTTAAGGCCCTCAAGAGATACTCGCGCTCAAAATTCATCTTCGCCATCCTGAAATCGATTATCTCCTCGTCCTTTACCGGAACATCTGCCCATGTTTGCGCAATACGACCTGCCTGATTGTTCGGAATATCACAGATGTCAATTTCAGGTTTATCGGTGTAGACAGCCAGACGAGCCACCAGATGCTTTAGCTCCCTGACATTCCCCGGGAACGTCATTTCACCCAGGCGATTAAGAGCCGCAGGGCTGAAACGTTTCTCAATCCCCAGATCACTGCACATAAGTCTCAGAAAATGCTCGGCAAGCGGAGCGATATCTTCTTTTCTTCTGTCAAGACCAGGCACTCTGAGCACAAAAGCACTTATTCGGTACCAGAGATCCTTACGGAACTTTCCGCAATCCACCATCTCCTCGAGATTCTTGTGAGTTGCACAAATCAACCTTACATCAACATGGATCCTCGATGAACCACCGAGACGCAGGAATTCACCTGTCTCGAGTACACGCAGAAGTTTGGCCTGGATATTGAGATCCATATCCCCGATCTCATCAAGAAAGAGAGTCCCTCCGTTTGCCTGCTCAAAACACCCTTCCCTCATCCTGTCTGCACCTGTAAAGGCTCCCCGTTCATGTCCAAACAGTTCATCCTCCGCAAGTGTGGGGGGAAGTGATGCGGCATTTGTAACCAGAAACGGTCCTTGCGCCCTTACACCCTCAAAATGCAGAAAGCGGGCTACAAGATCTTTTCCTGCTCCGGACGGGCCGGTTATGACAACAGGCTCTTTTACCTGCGCAAGCCTTGATGCCTGCTGGTAGACCTTCTTCAGCGCATCAGAGACAATTACCGGCCTTGAGGAAAAACCTCCGGCATTTTTCCTGAGCTGTTTCCTGAGGAGAATTCCCTCGAGTGCGTTGCGGACACTTGTCCTTACCTGTATAAGCCTGAGAGGCTTCTCAAGAAAATCATGCGCGCCTATCTTAAAAGCTTCCTTTGCAAGAGATACTGTCCCGAAACCGGTAATCATGATTACCGGCATATAGGGATACCGCTGTTTTAATTTGCGCAAGAGATCAATTCCGTTGTCCGCCCCGAGTTTGATATCCACAAGAGCCAGATCGACTCCCGATCCGGCCGCATCCAGGGCAGTACTCTCCTCCGAGGCAACCACAACATCATAACCATCCTCTGAAAAGATCTCCCGAAGTGTCTCCCGGATCTCCTCTTCATCATCGACTACAAGTATCCTTATCTTCTCCTGCTGTATCATCTGTCTTTCCCCTTCAGGCGCTAAGCAGAAAGCACTTCCTCAGGTGCCCTTCTGAAAGTGATCGTCATAGTAAGTCCGTGATCATCGTTACCGGTTCTGGAATCGATCTTTACACCAGCATGCATCGAGTCGAGCAACCGTTTTACAACCGGCAAACCGAGTCCTGTTCCACCCTTCTTGAATGTTATGTAGGGAATCCAGACCCGTTCCATATTTTCCCCGGGAATCCCCGGACCATTATCGATTATCCTCATCTCCGCTGATCCGTCCTTGTTTTCGATTTCCACTC harbors:
- a CDS encoding sigma-54-dependent Fis family transcriptional regulator, with the protein product MIQQEKIRILVVDDEEEIRETLREIFSEDGYDVVVASEESTALDAAGSGVDLALVDIKLGADNGIDLLRKLKQRYPYMPVIMITGFGTVSLAKEAFKIGAHDFLEKPLRLIQVRTSVRNALEGILLRKQLRKNAGGFSSRPVIVSDALKKVYQQASRLAQVKEPVVITGPSGAGKDLVARFLHFEGVRAQGPFLVTNAASLPPTLAEDELFGHERGAFTGADRMREGCFEQANGGTLFLDEIGDMDLNIQAKLLRVLETGEFLRLGGSSRIHVDVRLICATHKNLEEMVDCGKFRKDLWYRISAFVLRVPGLDRRKEDIAPLAEHFLRLMCSDLGIEKRFSPAALNRLGEMTFPGNVRELKHLVARLAVYTDKPEIDICDIPNNQAGRIAQTWADVPVKDEEIIDFRMAKMNFEREYLLRALKVNGGNITATARAIGMAQSNLSRKLKDLGIGNERENGSEN
- a CDS encoding HlyC/CorC family transporter, with product MLLLSPCMINIYLELIIISSLILLNGFFAMSEIAIISARKPRLQEKAKKGNPGAKIALELANSPTKFLSSIQVGITTIGVLNGAFGGATITRHLQALLLNFKPLAPYSETISLALVVIFISYFTLIFGELVPKRLALREPEEISSIISRPMSLISSITTPFIKLLSFSTDTTLRFLKARTSTTPLITQEEITNAIDMGRKAGLVEPDEQRMITRVFEFGDRQAYSIMTPRTDTVWLDLEDPLEENLKTIRETPHSRFPVVREDPDIIVGIVNAHDLLKSTANLNQVKLEKYLHTPLFIPEHMPLLKVLELFRHHQLHFAVVIDEYGGFSGIITPIDILQAIVGELPADEPQMPTIRKENDKFWIIDGSLPIQEFKVYFNVGEMPEEQRYSTLSGFAMMILGHVPKTGDRFSWNGYHFQITEMSNQKVKKLRMHINIQKS